A single region of the Oscillospiraceae bacterium genome encodes:
- a CDS encoding putative DNA binding domain-containing protein, producing the protein MTSEHIKKLLADGEGLTVEFKECVNELSKTVFETVCSFSNRYGGHLLLGVRDDGVLIGVNPKTAPQMKKNFANMLNNAQKTSPLLFLNLEDAELDGKLLLHAYIPVSSQIQSCSGRIYDRNEDGDFDITNSTDLVAHLSVRKSNRFTEREVFPYAKEEHLLLDKLIPMVRNMAVGRMPNHPWKTMSDMEIMRSAGLYDEDVRTGKRGFNRAAILLFGREEIIQQVAPGYVTDCLLRVKNTDRYDDRLRVEVNLIESFDIIMGFIAKHTNDPFFLIDNRNISVRDNISKEIVSNILVHREFSGTFPARVIIEQDRLVAENWNRALRHGRIDPDNFEPYPKNPILARFFVNIGNADTLGSGVRNLVKYTKLYSGGEPELIEGDIFKTIIPLAVASEKRAKNERKISGRMGIAQAKRSEQSWPISKSTSKLPLPILPKYSN; encoded by the coding sequence ATGACGTCTGAACACATAAAGAAATTGCTTGCCGACGGCGAAGGCTTGACGGTCGAATTCAAGGAATGTGTGAACGAACTAAGCAAGACTGTCTTTGAGACAGTCTGCTCGTTCTCCAACCGCTACGGCGGTCACTTACTGCTGGGCGTCAGGGATGACGGCGTGCTCATCGGCGTGAATCCTAAGACAGCGCCGCAGATGAAGAAAAACTTCGCAAATATGCTGAACAACGCGCAAAAGACATCGCCGTTGCTTTTTTTGAACCTGGAGGATGCGGAATTGGACGGCAAGCTGCTGCTCCACGCATATATTCCTGTAAGCTCGCAGATACAGTCTTGCTCGGGCAGGATATACGACCGCAATGAAGATGGGGACTTCGATATCACGAACTCCACTGATTTGGTTGCGCATTTATCGGTGCGCAAGTCGAACCGGTTCACTGAGCGCGAAGTGTTTCCCTATGCAAAAGAAGAACATCTGCTCTTGGACAAGTTGATTCCTATGGTGAGGAATATGGCTGTGGGAAGAATGCCCAATCACCCGTGGAAAACGATGTCGGATATGGAGATAATGAGGAGCGCCGGATTGTATGACGAAGATGTCCGAACCGGGAAACGTGGCTTCAACAGAGCGGCGATACTGCTGTTCGGACGTGAGGAAATCATCCAGCAGGTCGCGCCGGGATACGTTACCGATTGCTTGCTCAGAGTCAAGAACACCGATCGCTACGACGACAGGCTGCGTGTGGAGGTCAACCTTATCGAGAGCTTCGACATAATCATGGGATTCATCGCAAAGCATACGAACGACCCGTTTTTCTTGATAGACAATCGCAACATCAGCGTAAGAGACAACATCTCAAAGGAAATCGTCTCAAATATCCTTGTCCACCGCGAATTTTCAGGGACATTCCCGGCGCGTGTCATCATCGAGCAGGACCGCCTTGTGGCAGAGAACTGGAATCGTGCGCTCCGTCACGGGCGAATAGACCCCGACAACTTCGAACCGTACCCAAAGAACCCCATTCTTGCCCGCTTCTTCGTGAACATCGGGAATGCGGACACTCTCGGCTCCGGAGTTCGGAATCTCGTGAAGTACACGAAACTCTACTCAGGCGGCGAGCCGGAGCTTATTGAAGGCGATATCTTCAAGACCATCATTCCGCTTGCTGTAGCAAGCGAAAAACGAGCGAAAAACGAGCGAAAAATAAGCGGGCGTATGGGAATAGCACAAGCGAAAAGAAGCGAACAATCATGGCCCATCTCGAAGAGCACGAGCAAGCTACCGTTGCCGATTTTACCAAAATATTCAAACTGA
- a CDS encoding histidine triad nucleotide-binding protein, with protein sequence MDCLFCSIAAGEIPAKTVYEDELVMAFYDITPAAPVHILLIPKPHIPSAAALTEKDAALVGHIFAIIARLAKEYGLEEGFRIVSNVGTLAGQSVPHLHFHLLSGRALAWPPG encoded by the coding sequence ATGGATTGCCTGTTTTGCAGCATTGCGGCCGGAGAGATCCCCGCCAAGACGGTCTATGAGGACGAACTGGTGATGGCATTTTATGACATCACGCCGGCGGCGCCGGTACACATTTTGTTGATCCCCAAGCCCCATATCCCTTCGGCGGCGGCGCTCACCGAGAAGGACGCGGCCTTGGTGGGGCATATTTTTGCCATTATCGCGCGGCTGGCCAAGGAGTACGGGCTTGAAGAGGGGTTCCGCATCGTATCCAACGTGGGGACGCTGGCCGGGCAGTCGGTGCCGCATCTCCATTTCCATCTGCTGTCCGGTCGGGCACTGGCCTGGCCGCCGGGCTGA
- a CDS encoding DNA internalization-related competence protein ComEC/Rec2 — MSGAMVLAYYWLPFGSASTAALAALAVGAPALALTLLWRRHGWLTLAAAVVCLSAAVGFAWRWGYDAFFVEPALPLDGAQETVVVEALSYPEETAYGSRLTARVLRPAGRRWKALLYLDDVPADMKPGDRFVMEAQIRAPAPGSVEDRLASARPRGVMLSITQRGAYTQQRPEAVPWLLWPVVWARALGDGLKQALPPEAAALARALFTGDKSGLGEDVMAAFSDTGLSHVVAVSGLHISFLMGFMLLLVGHKRRYAFFVAVPVIVLFVAVAGFPASAMRAAIMQGFFLFFWRKGEERDSLSALSLSLAVLLMANPYAVADVGLQLSYTSVLGIILFARRWQQSWEESVRWLSGFWKAIFHYIFTSVAVSLAALVFTLPLMMVYFGTFSLIAPLANLLLLWVVTLCFLVGVLTALIAQVWMPLAVGLGYVAAPFFDFFLMMVRLLARVPFAALKEASPYMVLWAMFAYTLFWLYTFWPKEGGRARRALAPTLGAAFMLLLALVFSAIPLDPLQIEALDVGQGQSILLLTPDVTMVVDCGGSVSHVARRVSDRLKSMGRRRIDLLALTHTHADHAGAAVDLMRQMDVACVALPAIEGEGSNLRGEVLRAASELGVAVAEIGQTTRYALGQGSLLVYPPLVGGGENELGLTFLACLGEFEFLITGDLNTTSERALLRTVSLPSVEVLVAGHHGSKYATCDELLTETAPQAAIISVGRNYYGHPTPETLGRLAVHGVEVYRTDEWGSVRVCVGPPDG; from the coding sequence ATGAGCGGCGCGATGGTGCTCGCGTACTACTGGCTGCCGTTCGGCAGCGCCTCTACGGCCGCTCTGGCGGCGTTGGCCGTGGGGGCGCCGGCCTTGGCGCTGACGCTGCTCTGGCGCCGGCACGGGTGGCTGACGCTGGCGGCGGCTGTGGTGTGCCTGTCGGCCGCGGTAGGTTTCGCCTGGCGCTGGGGGTATGACGCGTTTTTTGTCGAGCCTGCGCTGCCGCTCGACGGCGCGCAGGAAACGGTCGTCGTCGAGGCGCTCTCCTATCCGGAGGAAACGGCGTACGGGAGCCGATTGACCGCCCGGGTCCTGCGCCCGGCCGGGCGGCGCTGGAAAGCGCTGCTCTACCTCGACGATGTGCCGGCGGACATGAAACCGGGCGATCGGTTCGTGATGGAGGCGCAGATCAGAGCCCCGGCGCCGGGGAGCGTGGAGGACAGACTGGCCAGCGCGCGCCCGCGCGGCGTGATGCTCTCGATCACGCAGCGGGGCGCGTATACACAGCAGCGCCCGGAAGCGGTGCCCTGGTTACTCTGGCCCGTCGTGTGGGCGCGGGCGCTGGGCGATGGATTGAAACAGGCGCTGCCGCCGGAGGCGGCGGCGTTGGCGCGCGCGCTTTTCACCGGGGACAAGAGCGGGCTCGGGGAGGACGTGATGGCGGCGTTTTCCGACACGGGGCTGTCCCATGTGGTTGCCGTGTCCGGTCTCCATATCTCGTTTCTCATGGGGTTTATGCTGCTGCTCGTCGGCCACAAGCGGCGGTATGCGTTCTTTGTCGCGGTGCCGGTGATTGTTCTGTTCGTCGCGGTGGCCGGGTTCCCCGCGTCGGCGATGCGCGCGGCCATCATGCAGGGGTTCTTTTTGTTCTTCTGGCGCAAGGGAGAGGAGCGGGATTCTCTCTCGGCGTTGTCCCTGTCGCTGGCCGTGCTGCTGATGGCCAATCCATACGCCGTGGCCGACGTGGGGCTGCAGCTCTCTTACACCTCGGTGCTGGGGATCATTCTGTTCGCCCGGCGCTGGCAGCAGTCTTGGGAGGAGAGCGTCCGGTGGCTGTCCGGGTTTTGGAAGGCGATCTTTCACTACATCTTCACGAGCGTCGCCGTCTCGCTGGCCGCCCTCGTGTTCACGCTGCCGCTCATGATGGTGTATTTCGGCACGTTCTCGCTCATCGCCCCGCTGGCGAATTTGCTGCTGCTGTGGGTGGTGACGCTGTGTTTCCTCGTCGGGGTGCTGACGGCACTGATCGCGCAAGTCTGGATGCCGCTGGCGGTGGGGCTCGGCTATGTGGCCGCGCCGTTTTTCGACTTCTTCCTCATGATGGTGCGGCTGCTGGCGCGGGTGCCTTTTGCCGCCCTTAAGGAGGCCAGCCCCTACATGGTTCTCTGGGCGATGTTCGCCTATACGCTGTTCTGGCTGTATACCTTCTGGCCCAAAGAAGGCGGCCGGGCGCGTCGGGCCTTGGCGCCGACGCTCGGGGCCGCTTTTATGCTGCTGCTCGCGCTGGTGTTCTCCGCCATTCCGCTTGACCCGCTGCAGATCGAGGCGCTGGACGTGGGGCAGGGGCAGAGCATCCTGCTGCTTACCCCCGACGTTACGATGGTGGTGGACTGCGGCGGCAGTGTGTCCCATGTGGCGCGTCGGGTGTCCGACCGACTGAAGAGCATGGGCCGGCGCCGGATCGATCTGTTGGCGCTGACGCACACCCACGCCGACCACGCGGGCGCGGCGGTCGATCTGATGCGGCAGATGGATGTCGCCTGTGTGGCGCTGCCCGCCATAGAGGGAGAGGGGTCCAATCTGCGCGGGGAGGTGCTGCGGGCGGCGTCTGAGCTCGGTGTGGCGGTGGCGGAGATTGGTCAGACGACGCGTTACGCGTTGGGGCAGGGGAGCCTGCTCGTATATCCGCCGCTCGTCGGGGGCGGCGAGAACGAGTTGGGGCTCACCTTCCTCGCTTGCCTGGGCGAATTTGAATTTCTCATCACCGGAGATCTGAATACGACGTCGGAACGGGCGCTGCTCCGGACCGTGTCGCTGCCATCCGTCGAGGTGCTGGTGGCCGGGCATCACGGCTCGAAATACGCCACTTGTGATGAACTCTTGACGGAAACGGCCCCGCAGGCGGCCATCATCTCCGTGGGGCGCAACTATTACGGGCACCCGACGCCCGAGACGCTCGGACGGCTCGCGGTGCACGGCGTGGAGGTCTACCGCACGGACGAATGGGGGTCCGTACGCGTCTGTGTCGGCCCTCCGGACGGCTGA